A genomic region of Desulfosarcina ovata subsp. ovata contains the following coding sequences:
- a CDS encoding carboxymuconolactone decarboxylase family protein: MAHIKLPEFSDMSPKIQKLVKPRLEKNGTLDETTRLLSLREDIFLATNNMVINFLITKTELPYSTKERIAVLVSMENGCKICVNAHKTLAKRLGMSDKQVEQILGGIDTIECGEGEKLLLKFCLRASRKDSYKILKSDIDEVKNMGYSDTQIFEAVAITGYFNYINTITNVFGLEDEA, from the coding sequence ATGGCACATATTAAGTTGCCGGAATTTTCCGACATGTCACCGAAAATTCAAAAGTTGGTAAAACCGAGATTAGAGAAAAATGGAACTCTCGACGAAACGACCAGACTTCTTTCTCTACGCGAGGATATTTTTTTGGCTACAAATAATATGGTCATTAACTTCTTAATCACCAAAACAGAACTACCCTATTCCACCAAAGAACGTATTGCAGTGCTTGTTTCAATGGAAAACGGCTGCAAAATCTGTGTGAACGCGCATAAGACACTCGCCAAAAGACTCGGCATGAGTGATAAACAGGTTGAACAGATTTTGGGTGGTATAGATACAATTGAATGTGGTGAAGGGGAAAAACTTCTACTGAAATTTTGTCTGCGAGCCTCCCGGAAAGATTCTTACAAAATTCTAAAATCAGATATCGATGAAGTAAAAAACATGGGATACAGTGATACACAAATTTTTGAGGCCGTCGCTATAACAGGCTATTTTAACTATATTAATACAATAACCAACGTTTTTGGTCTGGAAGATGAAGCATAA